The following are encoded together in the Drosophila sechellia strain sech25 chromosome 3R, ASM438219v1, whole genome shotgun sequence genome:
- the LOC6621477 gene encoding uncharacterized protein ZK1073.1 isoform X7 has product MSIADKRASFARRAESLVERKYNISTEKCGDLTVIVQGDLSQQEKRAVFITVHDLGCNHNSFQEFVSSPCMTEIKERSCFIHVDVPGHADNAEALADGFPFPSLQSLGEDLVTVLDYLHVKYVIGLGEGAGANVLARFGLAHPSRVLGLILINATGSAASVVQSFKNKFISWKSDEVAQSAESFLMYHKFGHNWQIVGENPDKEKIVAEYQKRLHRSLNSKNIGLYVKAFMNRKDLTLKGCKVDVILITGMLSPYASMVEKLHRDVEKERVTILKIERAGDVLADAPGKVAQSILLFCKGQGLLTSVVMPGVDRGRAFSTASSGSLEGANGSRRLSRGISMEDYDKPNIRRLSIMNSELPKKE; this is encoded by the exons AAATACAATATCAGCACAGAGAAATGCGGGGATCTGACGGTCATAGTGCAG GGCGACCTGTCGCAGCAGGAGAAACGCGCCGTGTTCATCACAGTTCACGACCTGGGCTGCAACC ACAACTCATTCCAGGAGTTCGTGAGCAGCCCCTGCATGACGGAGATCAAGGAGCGCTCCTGCTTCATCCACGTGGACGTGCCGGGGCACGCGGACAACGCGGAGGCCCTGGCCGACGGCTTTCCCTTCCCCTCGCTCCAATCCCTGGGCGAGGACCTGGTCACCGTGCTGGACTACCTGCACGTGAAGTACGTGATCGGCCTGGGCGAGGGTGCTGGAGCCAATGTCCTGGCCCGCTTCGGACTGGCCCATCCCAGCCGGGTGCTGGGCCTCATCCTGATCAACGCGACTGGCAGCGCCGCCAGTGTGGTGCAATCCTTCAAAAACAAG TTCATTAGCTGGAAGAGCGACGAGGTGGCCCAGTCGGCTGAGAGCTTTCTGATGTACCACAAATTCGGACAT AACTGG CAAATCGTGGGCGAGAATCCGGACAAGGAGAAGATCGTGGCCGAGTACCAGAAGCGTCTTCACCGATCCCTAAACAGCAAGAATATCGGTCTCTATGTCAAAGCATTTATGAA TCGCAAGGACCTCACGCTCAAGGGCTGCAAGGTGGATGTCATCCTGATCACGGGCATGCTCAGCCCCTACGCATCCATGGTCGAGAAGCTCCATCGCGACGTGGAGAAGGAAAGGGTCACCATTCTGAAGATCGAGCGGGCTGGCGATGTCCTCGCCGATGCT CCCGGAAAGGTGGCCCAATCCATTTTGCTGTTCTGCAAGGGACAGGGCCTGCTCACGTCGGTGGTGATGCCAGGCGTGGATCGCGGACGCGCCTTCTCCACCGCTAGCTCCGGATCACTGGAGGGGGCCAACGGATCGCGGCGCCTGTCGCGCGGCATCTCGATGGAGGACTACGACAAGCCCAACATCCGCCGGCTCAGCATCATGAACAGTGAGTTGCCCAAGAAGGAGTAA
- the LOC6621477 gene encoding exocyst complex component 4 isoform X1: protein MDAPPPTKPPRGVKYGKDESAGCGFLVNVIKSLGFSETTEERQKEKQKIEAEFKRSDLRLNELVSRHDQQLTQVLPLFSQVSSEVTASRERIHAVKENLGVCKRLLQCRRDELRKMWTDAVQHKYVLEMLEQIQELRKVPQRVVGYTAKRQYLHASKALTDALATLNGPLQAVEGLSDLRTDLQTRRQQLYQRLHEELVTQVYTNSANEALSSFQRTNSSRLNSSFTRGICARRSTDRIEANARVRKALAEMAQSFDLDKAEVIEDADLIYPELSMSYFVAIIVESFGMLHKVPDSLETLRVQIQTELLNVVRHTTHQLSVSGATSDTNPLLTLLEVIFKQFKAIAKTHSLLLKNYLSVGQKYSVFGPQPYDLTDFWAQAQSVLQLLLTDYLDIQNATADESAQTGFSEPTSNINSYFLRRKVPSTKRSMFKFDKSSHVGTSSNSDAFKEHRRNASDASVDDNLAGQLGGSGKGSTSGLFPHEKKQREKILICTPDQSIITKVYLPLMGYIKEIENFMKCKPGQPCSLHDFLDNYIKDTFLSKGHNRNLQLTIESLSKNQDAWRTIISPEEIKALNLSRPLLQSTVMVERRLMETKNLIQDLPCYSEDLLKMVCALLKAYREICQAAYRGIVQPDSEDKRIYSVAWLKDEDISRFLKTLPNWTDLKTSSQKSRHNRKLHRGSFEPSEEESPLQVQQRNIREAEMLTSNLGEGGITQQEILVEISVLKELAILQESMEWFSCRVSEFANDLRRPLVNGLNAVPAECGADIAVKDGTIKVMTNLALEFDELANTCLLVLHLEVRVQCFHYLRSKSSVRTNSYVGSKDDILEPDRQVQVLTKRLSEMDEAFSATLHPRKTRYIFEGLAHLASRILIQASNYLEHIDQITVQRMCRNAIALQQTLSNITASREVALDQARHFYELLCMEPDEILNALLERGTQFSEMQLLNALQLSCKSFGITDANLLASYQQKLSDILGAKPSKGIIV, encoded by the exons ATGGACGCCCCACCGCCCACGAAGCCCCCGAGGGGAGTGAAGTACGGCAAGGATGAG TCCGCAGGATGTGGCTTCCTGGTCAACGTCATCAAGTCCCTGGGATTCAGCGAGACCACCGAGGAGCGCCAGAAGGAGAAGCAGAAGATCGAGGCGGAATTCAAGCGCTCGGATCTGCGCCTGAACGAGCTGGTCTCGCGGCACGACCAGCAGCTTACCCAGGTGCTGCCCCTGTTCAGCCAGGTGTCCTCGGAGGTGACGGCCAGCCGGGAGCGGATTCATGCCGTCAAGGAGAACCTTGGTGTCTGCAAGCGGCTGTTGCAGTGCCGGCGCGATGAGCTCCGAAAGATGTGGACGGATGCAGTGCAGCACAAGTACGTTCTGGAGATGTTGGAGCAAAT CCAGGAGTTGCGCAAAGTGCCTCAAAGGGTGGTGGGCTACACCGCCAAACGACAGTATCTGCATGCCAGCAAGGCCTTAACTGATGCCCTGGCCACTCTCAATGGACCCTTACAAGCCGTCGAGGGCTTGTCAGATTTGCGGACCGACCTGCAAACTCGACGCCAGCAGCTGTACCAGCGGCTGCATGAGGAACTGGTCACCCAGGTGTATACCAACTCGGCCAACGAGGCCCTCTCCTCGTTCCAACGCACCAACTCCAGTAGACTGAATTCCAGTTTTACTCGGGGAATATGTGCTCGTCGCTCTACGGATCGCATCGAGGCCAATGCTCGAGTGCGCAAGGCGCTGGCCGAAATGGCACAGAGCTTCGATTTGGACAAGGCAGAGGTTATTGAAGACGCAGATCTCATTTACCCGGAGCTGAGCATGAGCTACTTCGTTGCCATCATAGTGGAGTCGTTCGGTATGCTGCACAAGGTGCCTGACTCTCTGGAGACACTGCGCGTCCAAATCCAAACAGAGTTGCTCAACGTGGTGCGGCACACAACGCATCAACTGTCTGTAAGTGGAGCAACGTCGGACACCAATCCGCTCCTCACACTTCTGGAGGTCATATTCAAGCAGTTCAAGGCAATAGCCAAAACGCATTCCTTGCTGCTGAAGAACTATTTGTCGGTGGGACAGAAGTACTCTGTGTTTGGACCCCAACCATACGACCTAACCGATTTCTGGGCCCAGGCTCAGTCAGTG TTGCAACTGTTGCTCACCGACTACTTGGATATACAGAATGCTACCGCGGACGAAAGTGCCCAGACGGGGTTTTCAGAGCCCACCAGCAACATAAATTCCTATTTTCTAAGGCGCAAGGTGCCGAG CACCAAGCGCTCAATGTTCAAGTTTGATAAGTCATCGCACGTTGGCACGAGCAGCAATAGCGACGCCTTCAAGGAGCATCGTCGCAACGCCTCGGATGCCTCCGTGGATGACAACCTTGCCGGCCAGCTTGGTGGCAGTGGCAAGGGCTCCACCAGTGGCCTCTTTCCTCACGAGAAAAAGCAGCGGGAAAAAATACTTATTTGTACGCCCGATCAAAGTATCATAACCAAAGTGTATCTACCTCTAATGGGATATATCAAGGAGATAGAGAACTTTATGAAATGCAAGCCAGG GCAACCCTGCAGTCTACATGACTTTTTAGACAACTACATTAAGGACACATTCCTATCCAAAGGCCACAACCGCAACCTGCAGCTGACCATAGAGTCGCTGTCGAAGAATCAAGACGCATGGCGCACTATTATAAGTCCTGAGGAAATAAAGGCTCTTAATCTAAGCAGGCCGCTGCTGCAGTCTACTGTGATGGTCGAACGGAGGTTGATGGAAACTAAGAACCTCATTCAAGACCTGCCCTGCTACTCCGAAGACCTGCTTAAGATGGTGTGTGCTTTGTTGAAGGCCTATCGGGAAATATGTCAGGCGGCCTACCGCGGAATTGTGCAGCCAGATTCAGAGGATAAGAGAATATACAGCGTGGCATGGCTAAAAGACGAAGATATCAGCAGGTTCTTAAA AACGCTTCCCAACTGGACTGACTTAAAGACCTCCAGTCAGAAGTCGCGCCACAACCGAAAACTTCATCGCGGAAGCTTTGAGCCTTCGGAGGAGGAGAGCCCGTTGCAGGTTCAGCAGCGCAACATCCGCGAGGCTGAAATGCTAACCAGTAATTTGGGCGAGGGTGGGATTACCCAGCAAGAGATTTTGGTCGAGATCAGTGTGCTTAAGGAGCTGGCCATACTGCAGGAGAGCATGGAGTGGTTCTCGTGCCGCGTGTCGGAATTTGCCAACGACTTACGCCGGCCGTTGGTGAACGGACTGAACGCCGTTCCTGCTGAGTGCGGCGCCGACATTGCTGTGAAGGATGGTACGATCAAAGTGATGACTAATCTGGCCTTGGAGTTTGATGAGCTGGCGAACACCTGCCTGCTGGTATTGCATCTGGAGGTGCGCGTTCAATGCTTCCACTATCTGCGCTCGAAGTCGAGTGTAAGGACCAACAGCTATGTGGGCTCCAAGGATGACATCCTGGAGCCCGACCGCCAGGTGCAAGTGCTAACCAAACGGCTGTCTGAAATGGATGAGGCGTTCAGTGCCACTCTACATCCGAGGAAAACCAGG TACATTTTCGAGGGTCTGGCGCACTTGGCATCGCGCATTCTTATCCAGGCCTCCAATTATCTGGAGCACATAGATCAAATAACCGTGCAGCGCATGTGCAGGAACGCGATCGCCCTGCAGCAAACATTGAGTAACATAACTGCCTCCAGGGAAGTGGCTTTGGATCAGGCAAGGCACTTCTATGAGCTGCTTTGCATGGAACCCGAT GAAATACTCAATGCGTTGCTGGAGCGGGGCACCCAGTTCTCGGAGATGCAGCTGCTCAATGCCTTGCAATTGTCCTGCAAGTCCTTCGGCATAACCGACGCCAACCTCCTGGCTTCCTATCAGCAGAAGCTGTCGGACATACTAGGCGCCAAGCCCTCGAAGGGAATAATTGTGTAG
- the LOC6621477 gene encoding uncharacterized protein ZK1073.1 isoform X3, translating to MSIADKRASFARRAESLVERVRVMNTIYEKYNISTEKCGDLTVIVQGDLSQQEKRAVFITVHDLGCNHNSFQEFVSSPCMTEIKERSCFIHVDVPGHADNAEALADGFPFPSLQSLGEDLVTVLDYLHVKYVIGLGEGAGANVLARFGLAHPSRVLGLILINATGSAASVVQSFKNKFISWKSDEVAQSAESFLMYHKFGHNWQIVGENPDKEKIVAEYQKRLHRSLNSKNIGLYVKAFMNRKDLTLKGCKVDVILITGMLSPYASMVEKLHRDVEKERVTILKIERAGDVLADAPGKVAQSILLFCKGQGLLTSVVMPGVDRGRAFSTASSGSLEGANGSRRLSRGISMEDYDKPNIRRLSIMNSELPKKE from the exons AAATACAATATCAGCACAGAGAAATGCGGGGATCTGACGGTCATAGTGCAG GGCGACCTGTCGCAGCAGGAGAAACGCGCCGTGTTCATCACAGTTCACGACCTGGGCTGCAACC ACAACTCATTCCAGGAGTTCGTGAGCAGCCCCTGCATGACGGAGATCAAGGAGCGCTCCTGCTTCATCCACGTGGACGTGCCGGGGCACGCGGACAACGCGGAGGCCCTGGCCGACGGCTTTCCCTTCCCCTCGCTCCAATCCCTGGGCGAGGACCTGGTCACCGTGCTGGACTACCTGCACGTGAAGTACGTGATCGGCCTGGGCGAGGGTGCTGGAGCCAATGTCCTGGCCCGCTTCGGACTGGCCCATCCCAGCCGGGTGCTGGGCCTCATCCTGATCAACGCGACTGGCAGCGCCGCCAGTGTGGTGCAATCCTTCAAAAACAAG TTCATTAGCTGGAAGAGCGACGAGGTGGCCCAGTCGGCTGAGAGCTTTCTGATGTACCACAAATTCGGACAT AACTGG CAAATCGTGGGCGAGAATCCGGACAAGGAGAAGATCGTGGCCGAGTACCAGAAGCGTCTTCACCGATCCCTAAACAGCAAGAATATCGGTCTCTATGTCAAAGCATTTATGAA TCGCAAGGACCTCACGCTCAAGGGCTGCAAGGTGGATGTCATCCTGATCACGGGCATGCTCAGCCCCTACGCATCCATGGTCGAGAAGCTCCATCGCGACGTGGAGAAGGAAAGGGTCACCATTCTGAAGATCGAGCGGGCTGGCGATGTCCTCGCCGATGCT CCCGGAAAGGTGGCCCAATCCATTTTGCTGTTCTGCAAGGGACAGGGCCTGCTCACGTCGGTGGTGATGCCAGGCGTGGATCGCGGACGCGCCTTCTCCACCGCTAGCTCCGGATCACTGGAGGGGGCCAACGGATCGCGGCGCCTGTCGCGCGGCATCTCGATGGAGGACTACGACAAGCCCAACATCCGCCGGCTCAGCATCATGAACAGTGAGTTGCCCAAGAAGGAGTAA
- the LOC6621477 gene encoding uncharacterized protein ZK1073.1 isoform X6 → MSIADKRASFARRAESLVERKYNISTEKCGDLTVIVQGDLSQQEKRAVFITVHDLGCNHNSFQEFVSSPCMTEIKERSCFIHVDVPGHADNAEALADGFPFPSLQSLGEDLVTVLDYLHVKYVIGLGEGAGANVLARFGLAHPSRVLGLILINATGSAASVVQSFKNKFISWKSDEVAQSAESFLMYHKFGHVMEQIVGENPDKEKIVAEYQKRLHRSLNSKNIGLYVKAFMNRKDLTLKGCKVDVILITGMLSPYASMVEKLHRDVEKERVTILKIERAGDVLADAPGKVAQSILLFCKGQGLLTSVVMPGVDRGRAFSTASSGSLEGANGSRRLSRGISMEDYDKPNIRRLSIMNSELPKKE, encoded by the exons AAATACAATATCAGCACAGAGAAATGCGGGGATCTGACGGTCATAGTGCAG GGCGACCTGTCGCAGCAGGAGAAACGCGCCGTGTTCATCACAGTTCACGACCTGGGCTGCAACC ACAACTCATTCCAGGAGTTCGTGAGCAGCCCCTGCATGACGGAGATCAAGGAGCGCTCCTGCTTCATCCACGTGGACGTGCCGGGGCACGCGGACAACGCGGAGGCCCTGGCCGACGGCTTTCCCTTCCCCTCGCTCCAATCCCTGGGCGAGGACCTGGTCACCGTGCTGGACTACCTGCACGTGAAGTACGTGATCGGCCTGGGCGAGGGTGCTGGAGCCAATGTCCTGGCCCGCTTCGGACTGGCCCATCCCAGCCGGGTGCTGGGCCTCATCCTGATCAACGCGACTGGCAGCGCCGCCAGTGTGGTGCAATCCTTCAAAAACAAG TTCATTAGCTGGAAGAGCGACGAGGTGGCCCAGTCGGCTGAGAGCTTTCTGATGTACCACAAATTCGGACAT GTTATGGAG CAAATCGTGGGCGAGAATCCGGACAAGGAGAAGATCGTGGCCGAGTACCAGAAGCGTCTTCACCGATCCCTAAACAGCAAGAATATCGGTCTCTATGTCAAAGCATTTATGAA TCGCAAGGACCTCACGCTCAAGGGCTGCAAGGTGGATGTCATCCTGATCACGGGCATGCTCAGCCCCTACGCATCCATGGTCGAGAAGCTCCATCGCGACGTGGAGAAGGAAAGGGTCACCATTCTGAAGATCGAGCGGGCTGGCGATGTCCTCGCCGATGCT CCCGGAAAGGTGGCCCAATCCATTTTGCTGTTCTGCAAGGGACAGGGCCTGCTCACGTCGGTGGTGATGCCAGGCGTGGATCGCGGACGCGCCTTCTCCACCGCTAGCTCCGGATCACTGGAGGGGGCCAACGGATCGCGGCGCCTGTCGCGCGGCATCTCGATGGAGGACTACGACAAGCCCAACATCCGCCGGCTCAGCATCATGAACAGTGAGTTGCCCAAGAAGGAGTAA
- the LOC6621477 gene encoding uncharacterized protein ZK1073.1 isoform X2 — protein MSIADKRASFARRAESLVERVRVMNTIYEKYNISTEKCGDLTVIVQGDLSQQEKRAVFITVHDLGCNHNSFQEFVSSPCMTEIKERSCFIHVDVPGHADNAEALADGFPFPSLQSLGEDLVTVLDYLHVKYVIGLGEGAGANVLARFGLAHPSRVLGLILINATGSAASVVQSFKNKFISWKSDEVAQSAESFLMYHKFGHVMEQIVGENPDKEKIVAEYQKRLHRSLNSKNIGLYVKAFMNRKDLTLKGCKVDVILITGMLSPYASMVEKLHRDVEKERVTILKIERAGDVLADAPGKVAQSILLFCKGQGLLTSVVMPGVDRGRAFSTASSGSLEGANGSRRLSRGISMEDYDKPNIRRLSIMNSELPKKE, from the exons AAATACAATATCAGCACAGAGAAATGCGGGGATCTGACGGTCATAGTGCAG GGCGACCTGTCGCAGCAGGAGAAACGCGCCGTGTTCATCACAGTTCACGACCTGGGCTGCAACC ACAACTCATTCCAGGAGTTCGTGAGCAGCCCCTGCATGACGGAGATCAAGGAGCGCTCCTGCTTCATCCACGTGGACGTGCCGGGGCACGCGGACAACGCGGAGGCCCTGGCCGACGGCTTTCCCTTCCCCTCGCTCCAATCCCTGGGCGAGGACCTGGTCACCGTGCTGGACTACCTGCACGTGAAGTACGTGATCGGCCTGGGCGAGGGTGCTGGAGCCAATGTCCTGGCCCGCTTCGGACTGGCCCATCCCAGCCGGGTGCTGGGCCTCATCCTGATCAACGCGACTGGCAGCGCCGCCAGTGTGGTGCAATCCTTCAAAAACAAG TTCATTAGCTGGAAGAGCGACGAGGTGGCCCAGTCGGCTGAGAGCTTTCTGATGTACCACAAATTCGGACAT GTTATGGAG CAAATCGTGGGCGAGAATCCGGACAAGGAGAAGATCGTGGCCGAGTACCAGAAGCGTCTTCACCGATCCCTAAACAGCAAGAATATCGGTCTCTATGTCAAAGCATTTATGAA TCGCAAGGACCTCACGCTCAAGGGCTGCAAGGTGGATGTCATCCTGATCACGGGCATGCTCAGCCCCTACGCATCCATGGTCGAGAAGCTCCATCGCGACGTGGAGAAGGAAAGGGTCACCATTCTGAAGATCGAGCGGGCTGGCGATGTCCTCGCCGATGCT CCCGGAAAGGTGGCCCAATCCATTTTGCTGTTCTGCAAGGGACAGGGCCTGCTCACGTCGGTGGTGATGCCAGGCGTGGATCGCGGACGCGCCTTCTCCACCGCTAGCTCCGGATCACTGGAGGGGGCCAACGGATCGCGGCGCCTGTCGCGCGGCATCTCGATGGAGGACTACGACAAGCCCAACATCCGCCGGCTCAGCATCATGAACAGTGAGTTGCCCAAGAAGGAGTAA
- the LOC6621477 gene encoding uncharacterized protein ZK1073.1 isoform X5, translating to MSKPGTPKHGAGSSSAAAVPEKISKYNISTEKCGDLTVIVQGDLSQQEKRAVFITVHDLGCNHNSFQEFVSSPCMTEIKERSCFIHVDVPGHADNAEALADGFPFPSLQSLGEDLVTVLDYLHVKYVIGLGEGAGANVLARFGLAHPSRVLGLILINATGSAASVVQSFKNKFISWKSDEVAQSAESFLMYHKFGHQIVGENPDKEKIVAEYQKRLHRSLNSKNIGLYVKAFMNRKDLTLKGCKVDVILITGMLSPYASMVEKLHRDVEKERVTILKIERAGDVLADAPGKVAQSILLFCKGQGLLTSVVMPGVDRGRAFSTASSGSLEGANGSRRLSRGISMEDYDKPNIRRLSIMNSELPKKE from the exons AAATACAATATCAGCACAGAGAAATGCGGGGATCTGACGGTCATAGTGCAG GGCGACCTGTCGCAGCAGGAGAAACGCGCCGTGTTCATCACAGTTCACGACCTGGGCTGCAACC ACAACTCATTCCAGGAGTTCGTGAGCAGCCCCTGCATGACGGAGATCAAGGAGCGCTCCTGCTTCATCCACGTGGACGTGCCGGGGCACGCGGACAACGCGGAGGCCCTGGCCGACGGCTTTCCCTTCCCCTCGCTCCAATCCCTGGGCGAGGACCTGGTCACCGTGCTGGACTACCTGCACGTGAAGTACGTGATCGGCCTGGGCGAGGGTGCTGGAGCCAATGTCCTGGCCCGCTTCGGACTGGCCCATCCCAGCCGGGTGCTGGGCCTCATCCTGATCAACGCGACTGGCAGCGCCGCCAGTGTGGTGCAATCCTTCAAAAACAAG TTCATTAGCTGGAAGAGCGACGAGGTGGCCCAGTCGGCTGAGAGCTTTCTGATGTACCACAAATTCGGACAT CAAATCGTGGGCGAGAATCCGGACAAGGAGAAGATCGTGGCCGAGTACCAGAAGCGTCTTCACCGATCCCTAAACAGCAAGAATATCGGTCTCTATGTCAAAGCATTTATGAA TCGCAAGGACCTCACGCTCAAGGGCTGCAAGGTGGATGTCATCCTGATCACGGGCATGCTCAGCCCCTACGCATCCATGGTCGAGAAGCTCCATCGCGACGTGGAGAAGGAAAGGGTCACCATTCTGAAGATCGAGCGGGCTGGCGATGTCCTCGCCGATGCT CCCGGAAAGGTGGCCCAATCCATTTTGCTGTTCTGCAAGGGACAGGGCCTGCTCACGTCGGTGGTGATGCCAGGCGTGGATCGCGGACGCGCCTTCTCCACCGCTAGCTCCGGATCACTGGAGGGGGCCAACGGATCGCGGCGCCTGTCGCGCGGCATCTCGATGGAGGACTACGACAAGCCCAACATCCGCCGGCTCAGCATCATGAACAGTGAGTTGCCCAAGAAGGAGTAA
- the LOC6621477 gene encoding uncharacterized protein ZK1073.1 isoform X4, with protein MSKPGTPKHGAGSSSAAAVPEKISKYNISTEKCGDLTVIVQGDLSQQEKRAVFITVHDLGCNHNSFQEFVSSPCMTEIKERSCFIHVDVPGHADNAEALADGFPFPSLQSLGEDLVTVLDYLHVKYVIGLGEGAGANVLARFGLAHPSRVLGLILINATGSAASVVQSFKNKFISWKSDEVAQSAESFLMYHKFGHVMEQIVGENPDKEKIVAEYQKRLHRSLNSKNIGLYVKAFMNRKDLTLKGCKVDVILITGMLSPYASMVEKLHRDVEKERVTILKIERAGDVLADAPGKVAQSILLFCKGQGLLTSVVMPGVDRGRAFSTASSGSLEGANGSRRLSRGISMEDYDKPNIRRLSIMNSELPKKE; from the exons AAATACAATATCAGCACAGAGAAATGCGGGGATCTGACGGTCATAGTGCAG GGCGACCTGTCGCAGCAGGAGAAACGCGCCGTGTTCATCACAGTTCACGACCTGGGCTGCAACC ACAACTCATTCCAGGAGTTCGTGAGCAGCCCCTGCATGACGGAGATCAAGGAGCGCTCCTGCTTCATCCACGTGGACGTGCCGGGGCACGCGGACAACGCGGAGGCCCTGGCCGACGGCTTTCCCTTCCCCTCGCTCCAATCCCTGGGCGAGGACCTGGTCACCGTGCTGGACTACCTGCACGTGAAGTACGTGATCGGCCTGGGCGAGGGTGCTGGAGCCAATGTCCTGGCCCGCTTCGGACTGGCCCATCCCAGCCGGGTGCTGGGCCTCATCCTGATCAACGCGACTGGCAGCGCCGCCAGTGTGGTGCAATCCTTCAAAAACAAG TTCATTAGCTGGAAGAGCGACGAGGTGGCCCAGTCGGCTGAGAGCTTTCTGATGTACCACAAATTCGGACAT GTTATGGAG CAAATCGTGGGCGAGAATCCGGACAAGGAGAAGATCGTGGCCGAGTACCAGAAGCGTCTTCACCGATCCCTAAACAGCAAGAATATCGGTCTCTATGTCAAAGCATTTATGAA TCGCAAGGACCTCACGCTCAAGGGCTGCAAGGTGGATGTCATCCTGATCACGGGCATGCTCAGCCCCTACGCATCCATGGTCGAGAAGCTCCATCGCGACGTGGAGAAGGAAAGGGTCACCATTCTGAAGATCGAGCGGGCTGGCGATGTCCTCGCCGATGCT CCCGGAAAGGTGGCCCAATCCATTTTGCTGTTCTGCAAGGGACAGGGCCTGCTCACGTCGGTGGTGATGCCAGGCGTGGATCGCGGACGCGCCTTCTCCACCGCTAGCTCCGGATCACTGGAGGGGGCCAACGGATCGCGGCGCCTGTCGCGCGGCATCTCGATGGAGGACTACGACAAGCCCAACATCCGCCGGCTCAGCATCATGAACAGTGAGTTGCCCAAGAAGGAGTAA
- the LOC6621477 gene encoding uncharacterized protein ZK1073.1 isoform X8 produces the protein MSIADKRASFARRAESLVERKYNISTEKCGDLTVIVQGDLSQQEKRAVFITVHDLGCNHNSFQEFVSSPCMTEIKERSCFIHVDVPGHADNAEALADGFPFPSLQSLGEDLVTVLDYLHVKYVIGLGEGAGANVLARFGLAHPSRVLGLILINATGSAASVVQSFKNKFISWKSDEVAQSAESFLMYHKFGHQIVGENPDKEKIVAEYQKRLHRSLNSKNIGLYVKAFMNRKDLTLKGCKVDVILITGMLSPYASMVEKLHRDVEKERVTILKIERAGDVLADAPGKVAQSILLFCKGQGLLTSVVMPGVDRGRAFSTASSGSLEGANGSRRLSRGISMEDYDKPNIRRLSIMNSELPKKE, from the exons AAATACAATATCAGCACAGAGAAATGCGGGGATCTGACGGTCATAGTGCAG GGCGACCTGTCGCAGCAGGAGAAACGCGCCGTGTTCATCACAGTTCACGACCTGGGCTGCAACC ACAACTCATTCCAGGAGTTCGTGAGCAGCCCCTGCATGACGGAGATCAAGGAGCGCTCCTGCTTCATCCACGTGGACGTGCCGGGGCACGCGGACAACGCGGAGGCCCTGGCCGACGGCTTTCCCTTCCCCTCGCTCCAATCCCTGGGCGAGGACCTGGTCACCGTGCTGGACTACCTGCACGTGAAGTACGTGATCGGCCTGGGCGAGGGTGCTGGAGCCAATGTCCTGGCCCGCTTCGGACTGGCCCATCCCAGCCGGGTGCTGGGCCTCATCCTGATCAACGCGACTGGCAGCGCCGCCAGTGTGGTGCAATCCTTCAAAAACAAG TTCATTAGCTGGAAGAGCGACGAGGTGGCCCAGTCGGCTGAGAGCTTTCTGATGTACCACAAATTCGGACAT CAAATCGTGGGCGAGAATCCGGACAAGGAGAAGATCGTGGCCGAGTACCAGAAGCGTCTTCACCGATCCCTAAACAGCAAGAATATCGGTCTCTATGTCAAAGCATTTATGAA TCGCAAGGACCTCACGCTCAAGGGCTGCAAGGTGGATGTCATCCTGATCACGGGCATGCTCAGCCCCTACGCATCCATGGTCGAGAAGCTCCATCGCGACGTGGAGAAGGAAAGGGTCACCATTCTGAAGATCGAGCGGGCTGGCGATGTCCTCGCCGATGCT CCCGGAAAGGTGGCCCAATCCATTTTGCTGTTCTGCAAGGGACAGGGCCTGCTCACGTCGGTGGTGATGCCAGGCGTGGATCGCGGACGCGCCTTCTCCACCGCTAGCTCCGGATCACTGGAGGGGGCCAACGGATCGCGGCGCCTGTCGCGCGGCATCTCGATGGAGGACTACGACAAGCCCAACATCCGCCGGCTCAGCATCATGAACAGTGAGTTGCCCAAGAAGGAGTAA